A window of the Natronomonas salina genome harbors these coding sequences:
- a CDS encoding mechanosensitive ion channel family protein, with protein MIPAQSNFIGEFLDRTFGVPAAYGDPVGYAVLGIVAFVVVYLIGRAVVMPLADRAMDRRGLDRHAKMPLRKVLFFVVLFVAFGAAFAASGRGNVLTSLATIAAAATLAIGFAMQDVLKNFVAGVFIFVERPFRIGDWIEWDTGDFSGVVEDISLRVTRVRTFDNELLTVPNSHLTDNVVKNPVDADKLRLKFDFGIGYDDDIQQATDIILEEAERHDGIMDDPEPSVRLTELGDSDVALQSRIWIANPSRSDFVKVRGEYVRRVKERFDEAGIDIPYPHRQLTGGIEFADGPVAEEQVAED; from the coding sequence ATGATTCCGGCGCAGAGCAACTTCATCGGCGAGTTCCTCGATCGGACGTTCGGGGTGCCAGCGGCGTACGGCGACCCGGTGGGCTACGCCGTCCTCGGTATCGTCGCCTTCGTCGTCGTCTACCTGATCGGTCGGGCGGTCGTGATGCCGCTGGCAGACCGGGCGATGGACCGGCGTGGTCTCGACCGACACGCCAAGATGCCGCTGCGGAAGGTACTGTTCTTCGTGGTCCTCTTCGTCGCGTTCGGCGCGGCCTTCGCGGCCTCGGGCCGCGGGAACGTCCTCACGTCGCTGGCGACCATCGCCGCGGCCGCGACGCTCGCCATCGGGTTCGCGATGCAGGACGTCCTGAAGAACTTCGTCGCCGGCGTCTTCATCTTCGTCGAGCGGCCGTTCCGCATCGGCGACTGGATCGAGTGGGACACGGGCGACTTCTCCGGCGTCGTCGAGGACATCAGCCTCCGGGTGACGCGCGTGCGCACGTTCGACAACGAACTGCTGACGGTGCCGAACTCCCACTTGACCGACAACGTCGTCAAGAACCCCGTCGACGCCGACAAGCTCCGCCTGAAGTTCGACTTCGGCATCGGCTACGACGACGACATCCAGCAGGCGACCGACATAATCCTCGAGGAGGCCGAGCGCCACGACGGCATCATGGACGACCCCGAGCCGTCGGTCCGGCTGACGGAACTCGGCGACTCCGACGTCGCGCTGCAGTCCCGCATCTGGATCGCCAACCCGTCGCGCTCGGACTTCGTGAAGGTCCGCGGCGAGTACGTCCGGCGCGTCAAGGAGCGCTTCGACGAGGCTGGCATCGACATCCCGTACCCGCACCGGCAGCTCACCGGCGGCATCGAGTTCGCCGACGGCCCCGTCGCCGAAGAGCAGGTCGCCGAGGACTGA
- a CDS encoding YhbY family RNA-binding protein: MTDDDLKARAHDLDVTVWVGKSGLDPVVDELGDQLTDRDLVKVKFLRAARGGTTTDELAEELADRVSADLVDTRGHTAVFHR; this comes from the coding sequence ATGACTGACGACGACCTCAAGGCGCGCGCCCACGACCTCGACGTGACGGTGTGGGTTGGCAAGTCGGGCCTCGACCCGGTGGTCGACGAGCTCGGCGACCAGCTGACCGACCGGGACCTCGTGAAGGTGAAGTTCCTGCGGGCGGCCCGCGGCGGCACGACGACCGACGAGCTGGCCGAGGAGCTGGCAGACCGCGTCTCTGCCGACCTCGTGGACACGCGCGGCCACACGGCAGTGTTCCATCGATGA
- a CDS encoding ribonuclease P protein component 4 — translation MSVAEERIERLHELAREAAREGEQHLARRYVRRARRVAERNRLPLPRRFKRFTCDDCDAYLIPGRNARVRTRDGHVVVTCDCGTQARYPY, via the coding sequence GTGAGCGTCGCCGAGGAGCGAATCGAGCGCCTGCACGAGCTCGCGCGGGAGGCGGCCCGCGAGGGCGAGCAGCACCTCGCGAGGCGCTACGTCCGCCGGGCCCGACGGGTCGCCGAGCGGAACCGCCTACCGCTGCCCCGGCGCTTCAAGCGGTTCACCTGCGACGACTGCGACGCCTACCTCATCCCGGGACGGAACGCCCGGGTCCGGACGCGCGACGGCCACGTCGTCGTCACCTGCGATTGCGGCACACAGGCGCGGTACCCGTACTGA
- a CDS encoding 30S ribosomal protein S15, protein MARMHSRRRGSSGSDRPAADEPPEWSDVDEDAIEERVVELAEEGHDPSQIGLKLRDEGVQGTPVPDVKLATGKKVTEILEDNDAGLDLPEDLRNLMERAVRLRAHMEENPGDAQNKRALQNTESKIRRLVDYYRGDELDESFTYEYDEAKELLE, encoded by the coding sequence ATGGCACGAATGCACTCACGCCGCCGAGGGTCGTCCGGTTCGGACCGCCCCGCGGCAGACGAACCGCCGGAGTGGAGCGACGTAGACGAGGACGCAATCGAGGAGCGCGTCGTCGAGCTGGCCGAGGAGGGACACGACCCCAGCCAGATCGGCCTGAAGCTCCGCGACGAGGGCGTCCAGGGCACGCCGGTGCCGGACGTGAAGCTGGCGACCGGCAAGAAGGTCACCGAGATCCTCGAGGACAACGACGCCGGCCTCGACCTCCCCGAGGACCTCCGGAACCTGATGGAGCGGGCCGTCCGCCTCCGCGCCCACATGGAGGAGAACCCGGGCGACGCCCAGAACAAGCGGGCGCTCCAGAACACGGAGTCGAAGATTCGCCGACTCGTCGACTACTACCGCGGCGACGAACTCGACGAGTCGTTCACCTACGAGTACGACGAAGCGAAGGAACTGCTGGAGTAA
- a CDS encoding KEOPS complex subunit Pcc1 yields MKRATIRTEHDRPELVAAALEPDNTDEMTTRVESTADDDGDERASGRAVVTTIERETTGSLRTTADDYVTNLAVAQHLIDTTTQS; encoded by the coding sequence ATGAAGCGAGCGACCATCCGCACCGAGCACGACCGCCCCGAGCTGGTGGCGGCCGCCCTCGAGCCGGACAACACCGACGAGATGACGACGCGCGTCGAGTCGACGGCCGACGACGACGGCGACGAACGTGCCAGCGGGCGCGCGGTCGTGACGACCATCGAGCGCGAGACGACCGGCAGCCTGCGGACGACGGCGGACGACTACGTGACGAACCTCGCGGTAGCACAGCACCTGATCGACACCACAACCCAATCATGA
- a CDS encoding 30S ribosomal protein S3ae, producing MSERSVSRQKQEKRWYTIMAPEMFDRAELGETPADEPEQVYDRTIETTLGELNDDPSENNTKLTFQVNDVGSDAAYTEFIQHELTRDYLRSLTRRGTSKVDAFVTILTTDDFRVQVQPVAYTTKSADHSQEHAIRKTMVDIVEDAADDRTFEGLVDSIVEGRLSSAIYNEAKTIYPLRRVEIQKTRLEAHPEEVAAEEEASVDVDEEDVEVEEAD from the coding sequence ATGAGCGAACGATCCGTATCCCGACAGAAACAGGAGAAGCGGTGGTACACCATCATGGCCCCCGAGATGTTCGACCGGGCCGAACTCGGTGAGACCCCCGCAGACGAGCCCGAGCAGGTCTACGACCGGACGATCGAGACCACGCTCGGCGAACTGAACGACGACCCCAGCGAGAACAACACGAAGCTGACCTTCCAGGTCAACGACGTCGGCAGCGACGCCGCCTACACCGAGTTCATCCAGCATGAACTCACCCGCGACTACCTGCGCAGCCTCACGCGCCGCGGCACCTCGAAGGTCGACGCCTTCGTCACCATCCTGACGACGGACGACTTCCGCGTGCAGGTCCAGCCCGTCGCCTACACGACGAAGAGCGCCGACCACAGCCAGGAGCACGCGATCCGCAAGACGATGGTCGACATCGTCGAGGATGCCGCCGACGACCGTACCTTCGAAGGACTCGTCGACAGCATCGTCGAGGGACGGCTCTCCTCGGCCATCTACAACGAGGCGAAGACCATCTACCCGCTCCGCCGCGTCGAGATCCAGAAGACGCGCCTGGAGGCCCACCCCGAAGAGGTCGCCGCCGAGGAGGAGGCCAGCGTCGACGTCGACGAAGAGGACGTCGAAGTCGAAGAGGCCGACTGA
- a CDS encoding plastocyanin/azurin family copper-binding protein → MDRRAFLATAGGAFAGATAGCVDVGLGDGGLADDDYDVGMSANAFVPERIEVSVGDEVVWGNNGTRGHTVTAYESGLPDGATFFASGDFESTDAAREAWSGGREGNIAPGETFTHTFETPGEHRYFCIPHERKGMAGVVVVTE, encoded by the coding sequence ATGGACCGACGGGCGTTCCTGGCGACCGCCGGCGGCGCGTTCGCGGGAGCCACTGCCGGATGCGTCGACGTCGGCCTCGGCGACGGCGGCCTGGCCGACGACGACTACGACGTCGGCATGTCAGCGAACGCCTTCGTCCCCGAACGCATCGAGGTCTCGGTCGGCGACGAGGTGGTCTGGGGGAACAACGGTACCCGCGGCCACACCGTCACCGCCTACGAGTCCGGCCTCCCCGACGGCGCCACGTTCTTCGCGAGCGGCGACTTCGAGAGCACGGACGCCGCCCGGGAGGCCTGGTCCGGCGGTCGAGAGGGGAACATCGCACCCGGCGAGACGTTCACCCACACCTTCGAGACGCCGGGCGAACACCGCTACTTCTGCATCCCCCACGAGCGCAAGGGGATGGCCGGCGTCGTCGTCGTCACCGAGTGA
- a CDS encoding protein sorting system archaetidylserine synthase (This PssA-like phosphatidyltransferase, along with a PssD-like decarboxylase, is required in Haloarchaea for the archaeosortase ArtA to replace the PGF-CTERM sorting signal with a C-terminal lipid anchor.) — translation MQPRFLGELGLADAVTVANAALGFVAAAVAPADPALGARLILLAAIADGLDGVVARARGGTPVGEHLDSLADVASFGVAPAVFVHAVATDGGAIPLDSSLGIAAAVIPAGFVAMAVVRLGFYMLYDREAPETDGVQTTLAGTILAVAYLAGVAEPTVLLAATALLTYLMVASITYPELYARDAIVLGGLQALAVALPAALRRVFPRALLLFAVAYLVLAPFIYWRDT, via the coding sequence ATGCAGCCGCGCTTCCTCGGGGAACTGGGCCTGGCGGACGCGGTGACGGTCGCCAACGCGGCGCTGGGCTTCGTCGCGGCGGCCGTCGCCCCGGCCGACCCCGCCCTGGGGGCGCGACTCATCCTCCTGGCCGCCATCGCCGACGGTCTCGACGGCGTCGTCGCCCGCGCCCGCGGCGGCACCCCGGTCGGGGAGCACCTCGACTCGCTGGCCGACGTCGCCTCCTTCGGCGTCGCCCCCGCTGTGTTCGTCCACGCCGTCGCCACGGACGGCGGAGCGATCCCGCTGGACTCCTCGCTGGGCATCGCAGCCGCGGTCATCCCGGCGGGGTTCGTCGCGATGGCCGTCGTCCGCCTCGGCTTCTACATGCTGTACGACCGTGAGGCGCCGGAGACCGACGGCGTCCAGACGACGCTCGCCGGCACCATCCTCGCGGTCGCGTACCTCGCCGGCGTCGCGGAGCCGACCGTACTCCTCGCCGCGACGGCGCTGCTGACCTACCTGATGGTCGCCTCGATCACCTACCCGGAGCTGTACGCCCGCGACGCCATCGTCCTCGGCGGGCTGCAGGCCCTCGCCGTCGCGCTCCCGGCCGCGCTCAGGCGCGTGTTCCCCCGGGCGCTGCTGCTGTTCGCCGTCGCCTACCTCGTGCTCGCACCGTTCATCTACTGGCGCGACACCTGA
- a CDS encoding HEAT repeat domain-containing protein, translated as MSNGDDENAETPEDAAEDASEDAAEPAPEEGEMETKVTAESLEARLDEAEADLEEAETEADLDAVESELDAVEADLEDADLPEPEDEDEEDPAEAIQSRVDDLRSDVEEQRGPYADDVQESVDDSAATVRDTRWTENGEPDVRAATEDFLATASDELGRTFGPESDDLDAHAAALEEAGATIAEAGLDADEDADTIATLLEAAEELEAALEAAEEWSDLTVVQQLRKQGFYDRLNPANHRDFPPERNVVRIAEHENDPERIVMALEKFESDFMEEVTLEALERLGAAEAFDVVHERAKKRGRQEIRVLGKIGDERAVDTLLDFVNSDNPPLQKVTIRALGEIGSTEATQEVADALEDDEPTVRYQAARSLGLLGDTRAIDPLRDRLENADDDQLRAACAWALVQIGTEDALEAAAEHDDDRAYTVQAEAEKARDATGA; from the coding sequence ATGAGCAACGGGGACGACGAGAACGCCGAAACCCCCGAGGACGCCGCCGAGGATGCGTCCGAGGACGCCGCAGAGCCCGCACCCGAGGAGGGGGAGATGGAGACGAAGGTGACCGCCGAGTCGCTCGAGGCCCGCCTCGACGAGGCCGAAGCCGACCTCGAGGAAGCGGAGACCGAGGCCGACCTCGACGCGGTCGAGAGCGAACTGGACGCCGTCGAGGCCGACCTCGAGGACGCTGACCTCCCCGAACCCGAAGACGAGGACGAGGAGGACCCCGCGGAAGCCATCCAGTCGCGGGTCGACGACCTCCGGAGCGACGTCGAGGAGCAGCGCGGCCCCTACGCCGACGACGTCCAGGAGTCCGTGGACGACTCCGCGGCGACGGTCCGGGACACCCGCTGGACCGAGAACGGCGAGCCCGACGTCCGCGCCGCGACAGAGGACTTCCTCGCGACGGCGAGCGACGAACTGGGTCGGACCTTCGGCCCCGAGAGCGATGACCTCGACGCCCACGCAGCCGCGCTCGAGGAAGCCGGCGCGACGATCGCCGAAGCAGGACTCGACGCCGACGAGGACGCCGACACCATCGCGACCCTCCTCGAAGCTGCCGAGGAACTCGAGGCCGCACTCGAAGCAGCCGAGGAGTGGAGCGACCTGACGGTCGTCCAGCAGCTCCGGAAGCAGGGCTTCTACGACCGGCTGAACCCGGCGAACCACAGGGACTTCCCGCCGGAGCGGAACGTCGTCCGCATCGCCGAGCACGAGAACGACCCCGAGCGCATCGTGATGGCGCTGGAGAAGTTCGAGTCCGACTTCATGGAGGAGGTCACCCTCGAGGCGCTCGAGCGGCTCGGCGCCGCGGAGGCCTTCGACGTCGTCCACGAGCGAGCGAAGAAGCGCGGCCGCCAGGAGATCCGCGTCCTCGGGAAGATCGGCGACGAGCGCGCCGTCGACACGCTCCTTGACTTCGTCAACAGCGACAACCCGCCGCTGCAGAAGGTGACCATCCGCGCACTCGGCGAGATCGGCAGCACCGAGGCGACCCAGGAGGTCGCCGACGCCCTCGAGGACGACGAGCCGACGGTCCGCTACCAGGCCGCCCGGTCGCTCGGCCTCCTCGGCGACACCCGCGCCATCGACCCGCTCCGGGACCGCCTCGAGAACGCCGATGACGACCAGCTCCGCGCCGCCTGCGCGTGGGCGCTCGTCCAGATCGGCACCGAGGACGCCCTCGAGGCCGCCGCCGAGCACGACGACGACCGCGCCTACACGGTCCAGGCCGAGGCCGAGAAGGCCCGCGACGCCACCGGCGCCTGA
- a CDS encoding phospholipase D-like domain-containing protein, protein MTLRRAVLVLALLLACSGCAAATAQAPTATETVPNATLVEAYPNPVADGDPGEFVAVRFREPTNATGWTITDGNTVAHLPNRTVEGTVAFSTAPEEARRHTDRRVAGLDGRLLLADGGDELELRRNGEAVHVARYRNAPESRVREFDAGEWRPVGATDLEPVHTGSGEATAFVLPDADGRTAQTLARADHRLLLAGYTLTSEDVTDALLAARRNGADVRVLLDGSPVGGVTERQARLLDRLADGGVEVRLLDGPHTRYRHHHPKYAVVDDRALVLTENFKPAGTGGMSSRGWGVALRDAAAADALADLHAADREWRAATPWTSYRAGRDFADADPALGNFESRHAARNVSYDAATVLVAPDNAEDALVADLDGADDRILVQQVEIGSRDGRLLRAVLRAADRGVTVRIHLSDGWYVEADNAALAEWLNRRAGAEGWDLEARVDDAAETSVGYEKVHTKGVVVDDAVVLGSLNWANSAGEENREVLVRLDGGSAADYYAGVFESDWATGDAEEESLPAGLLGGVAVAVCGILLVARKVTFVGRDGVVTDWQW, encoded by the coding sequence GTGACGCTCCGCCGCGCCGTCCTCGTACTCGCACTCCTGCTGGCCTGTAGCGGCTGCGCCGCCGCGACCGCACAGGCCCCCACCGCCACCGAGACCGTGCCGAACGCGACGCTCGTCGAGGCGTACCCGAACCCGGTCGCCGACGGCGACCCCGGCGAGTTCGTCGCCGTCCGGTTCCGCGAGCCGACGAACGCGACTGGCTGGACGATCACCGACGGCAACACCGTCGCGCACCTCCCGAACCGGACGGTCGAGGGGACGGTCGCCTTCTCGACGGCACCGGAGGAGGCGAGACGCCACACCGACCGCCGCGTCGCCGGTCTCGACGGACGTCTCCTGCTCGCCGACGGCGGCGACGAACTGGAGCTCCGACGGAACGGCGAGGCAGTCCACGTCGCGCGCTACCGGAACGCCCCCGAGTCGCGCGTCCGCGAGTTCGACGCCGGGGAGTGGCGGCCGGTGGGTGCGACGGACCTCGAACCGGTCCACACCGGCAGCGGCGAGGCGACGGCGTTCGTCCTCCCCGACGCAGACGGCAGGACCGCCCAGACGCTGGCGCGCGCCGACCACCGACTGCTGCTGGCGGGCTACACGCTCACCTCGGAGGACGTGACCGACGCACTGCTGGCGGCCCGCCGGAACGGCGCCGACGTCCGCGTCCTGCTCGACGGCTCGCCGGTCGGCGGCGTCACCGAACGCCAGGCCAGGCTGCTCGACCGCCTCGCCGACGGGGGCGTCGAGGTTCGGCTCCTCGACGGCCCCCACACCCGGTACCGCCACCACCACCCCAAGTACGCCGTCGTGGACGACCGCGCGCTCGTCCTGACGGAGAACTTCAAGCCCGCCGGCACCGGCGGGATGTCGAGCCGGGGGTGGGGCGTCGCCCTCCGCGACGCCGCGGCCGCGGATGCACTCGCCGACCTCCACGCCGCCGACCGGGAGTGGCGTGCGGCGACGCCCTGGACCAGCTATCGAGCGGGCCGGGACTTCGCCGACGCCGACCCGGCGCTCGGGAACTTCGAGTCCCGGCACGCCGCGCGGAACGTCTCGTACGACGCCGCGACGGTGCTGGTCGCGCCGGACAACGCCGAGGACGCCCTGGTCGCCGACCTCGACGGCGCCGACGACCGTATACTCGTCCAGCAGGTCGAGATCGGCAGCCGCGACGGCCGGCTACTGCGCGCCGTCCTCCGGGCCGCCGACCGCGGCGTCACGGTCCGGATCCACCTCTCCGACGGCTGGTACGTCGAGGCGGACAACGCCGCCCTCGCCGAGTGGCTGAACCGCCGGGCGGGAGCCGAGGGCTGGGACCTCGAAGCGAGAGTCGACGACGCTGCCGAGACGTCCGTCGGTTACGAGAAGGTCCACACCAAGGGCGTGGTCGTCGACGACGCCGTGGTCCTCGGCAGCCTCAACTGGGCGAACTCGGCGGGCGAGGAGAACCGGGAGGTGCTGGTCAGGCTGGACGGCGGGTCGGCGGCCGACTACTACGCCGGCGTCTTCGAGTCCGATTGGGCGACGGGAGACGCGGAGGAGGAATCGCTCCCGGCGGGGCTGCTCGGCGGCGTGGCCGTCGCCGTCTGCGGGATACTGCTGGTCGCAAGGAAGGTGACGTTCGTGGGCCGCGACGGGGTGGTGACCGACTGGCAGTGGTGA